In the genome of Anabrus simplex isolate iqAnaSimp1 chromosome 2, ASM4041472v1, whole genome shotgun sequence, the window GGAGGAAATCAACCAATAACTCACCTCTCGAGTCCCAGAATACTGTGCATAAGACTTTACCTGCAGAAAATCTTGTCCTGGCTTTCACCGTTGACCGCTCACCGCTCCTCCTCCACTCCATACTAGCCCTCttcgattggggggggggggagtaatggTGCACCCAAGTCTCATCACATGCAGTGATTTTGTCCAAAAAAGCGTTTCCATCTTCTTCATAACACGTGAGAAGTGTTTGAGAAATTTTGACTCGAACAGCTTTCTGCTCTTCATTCAGTAACCGCGGAACCGGCATTCTCAACTCCTGCCGTATGATTGATTGGAAACTCCCGTAGATTAGGAAAAGTTCTTGGAAAATGCCAAGCACTGCGAGTTGGGGATCCccttcaaaatttcaccaacagcaAGGATATGAGAGTGCGCCATGTTTTCAACACGTTCTCGTCCTTTGCTGAACTCGCTGCACCAGCTTTTCACTCGGGTCCATGACGGTGTTCCTTCCCCACACTGTGTGACCAAACGACGGTGAATTTCAGAAGCACTGACCTTCTCATTCACAATAAATTTTATTACAGTACCTTGCGCAACGGCGGGGTGTACTTCCCTCTCACTCATCCCGATAGCAACTCACCATGTGCACAAGGCGAACTCCCAAGACTACCTTCCCCTCACAAAACCCACACCACACATGTCTTAAAAGTATTAAACAACCTCTCAGACAATCTACAAGCACGCAATAAAATAAGGCCCGCTTATATTTGAACAACCCGTAATGTCTTGATCGtattttgtttataaatattcTGCTTTAGAGGTAACACAATAATTGGAGTCGAATATTTCAGGATACGCCATGTAATTGTTAATTTCTGTTCGCACGTTGTTCTTATGGACACACCTTTTTAAAAACAACAGTAAATTGAGCTGACTGACGTATTTGACTCGTTAGGAGATGGTGGATTTTTATTGCAGTTGTAATTATAGACTACACCGATTGACAGTCTCGAAGTTTGGCTAAGGTGGAAACCTTCTCGATTAAAACTGCGTTGTGTTGCTGTATTTCCAGCACTCACTTAGGAATCTCGAACGTggcgagttggccgttcagttagggacgagcagctgtgagcttgcatccgggagatagtggctttgaaccccactgtcggcaaacctgaagatggttttccgtggtttcccattttcacaccagaaaaattttgggactgtaccttaattaaggccacggccgctttcttcccactgctaggtgtttcctattccatcgtcgccataagacctgtctgtgtcggtgcgacgtaaaacaaaacaaaaaggaatCTCGAAATCCAAAACTGGTATGTTTTACGTGTTGTAGTTTTTAACTCATGGTAATCGGTGTCATGGTGGCCAAGCCCATTAAAGGTCCTTGGCATGCCAAAACGACTTCTACCCCGGCTGATGTCGAGCAAATATTGGAGTGTAATGTGGTAAATGTGACATATTCAACCACATTGCTTCACTTCCTTGCCCCATCCATCAGACATTTTTTAACTTGAACCATATTCTGCCCTTCAGACCAGGATTGCTATCGAGAAATAGAACGTTAGACCTCAAACAAGCACTCTTCCCCTACCCCACAGCGCTACCTCTACGACAGGAATACGAAACATAAGTTAACAGAACAAATTTTTGAAATGCACACTATTAGGCGAGCATAGTGTAACTATGGTTATCGCATTAATTTTCATCATTACCACCATCTGACTGACGCATTTCCTTGATGTAAGTTAGGTTATGTTTGTTTGAATTGAAAACAATTTTTCATATGTGTTATAGATTAGATTATATATTAAGGTTAAGTTATGTAAATATAGATTATATATATTAAAGATAGGTTATGTTTACAATTTGTAAATTATTTTTCATGTGTTCCAAGTTGTTCATGAAACTGCTAGTTGTGTTTGTGCTGATTCAAGAGAACTCTGGACATTAATATACCAAGGACGTCTGTGTAGTAATTCTAGGTCTTTCTGGATATCTTGTggtaagtaaactcatgtcctcatcctgaggcggtgcagatcttttcaggtacacccccaatgaaggtgagttGCATACACCGTTTCAAGCACATACTAGCCcatctgtcattcttaaatttctggcagtaccggaggacggcaggtaataacactaactgttaggCTACGGAGGCGAACATCTTGTGGTAATACACGGTAATGGTCAAATTACTAGGTATGCAGGTTCTAGAATATGGGCTTACCGTGGatttattcatatttattgtaGGACTTCCCCGGAATCCTGTGCTCATACAATCTTGCGAAAACCATAATTATCTGGAAACTTAGCCAGAGTGGTGATCCGGTTGTCAGTTAAGTCGTGAGGTTGCTATCTTGCTGTTGTGAGCAGCGAAACCAGTTCAGTATCGATACATTTCGATGTTTCAGTTGTGGATTGTTGTGTAAATGTATATGTGTTTAGTAAAGATATATGAGTAGTCAGTGATAGCAgtagttttattttattacatGGCTGAAATACATTACACTTTCTGGGCCGAAGTTGGTCTGATAGGAGTTCAGCCAGTCTTTTGCAGCTATCTTGAATTCATTATCACTCCGAAACATCTGACCCCCACGATATTTCGTTAGAGTTGGTGTTATATTCACTATGAACCGTCCTCTCAACGAAAGAACAGTTTATGCTACTCCACACTTTTCGATCATCTGAGCATATTATATTACAGTTTGACAGCTCAATATTTTGTCAACATAAAATTACACGAATTTCTGCTGCCGACGTTATTTCTTTTTGTACAGGAATAAAATGGCACGTCGGACTTCCTGGTTGGACCGCATTTGTAGTTTATCCTCAGTGTTTTACTGATCATCGGCGCTAAGGCATTAGTGCATAATATCGTCAACACCCTTGAAGGTACCAATCGAAGCCAAGTAGATATTCCATGACTATTCTGAACACTCTAGGCACTACCGTACAGTGCTCCAGCCATAAGGGCCAATTTATTCAGTTGGTTTAACCTGACACGTGTTCCATGCTCAATTAGATAGACAGCTAATGCTCGGTCAGTCGGTCTAACGACTACCTCTCCATACGGGCAAGGAATGCGATACTCTCTCAGGCATCTCAAATAACAGTCTATACAGCAAATTATGCGATAGAGTGATGTCCCACTTCGAAGTCTCAGAGAAGAATTTTCGGttgttttcttaatataattatctGGTCAGATGCTCTGAAAAGAAGAATGCTCCAATAATTATTTTCTCATTGAAAAATGCgctcattaaggtacagctgccATTGATTTATTACAGCATTCGTGATGACGGAGAAAAAATATACAGTAAATGTGTCATATACGAAAGAATATTCCGGTGCTTATCAAAAATGTAAAGAGAGCCTACATCTAACTCTCTTGTACATATACCGGGAATAGTAATCAATTACGTTAACGCAAGCGATAGGAAGTAAACACGCAGGAGGCGGCCAGTCACGTTAGGAAACTTAGCTTAATCTAGAATTCCAAATCTAGTGACTATGAGAACATATCTGTCGTATAACGGAAGTTTACCAGAGTGGATTTTCATACTTAGTCGCTATGAGTTAAGTATTAAACACAGAACAACTATATTTTCCTTATACGTAAGAACCTTTATCGATATAAGTACCGCTGCAAAGAAGGAATTTTAAAAACAATGTTCTGTGATAAATGATTGTTTAAAACAATACATTGAGGTCACTTCCACTCTTAGTATCATCAAACATTATTTAGTTGTGGGAGTTAGAATTATCCGACAAACATATCTAGTGTTTATTCTGAAATTGATGTTATATCTTTTGGGCTTATATAATCTGAATGAGAGCGAATTACAGGATGACGTTACGTTTGACGAAGAATTCGATCCGCTCCTTCAGAAGAGAAACTCGAGCGATCATGGGTATTCTAAATTTCTTATTATAATGAATGGCGTTTAAGTTTTTCAGTTCTTCGAACCTAAGACACAAATAAAAGAAAAACGCTAGTACATACCTAAAAATAGTTTATTAATTATACAGGAGAATAAAATGTTTAGTTCTATGAGAACAACATCgattactttaaataatttatttgcatATACAGGATGTCTGAAAATAAGATACGGAAATCGTAAGAGAACATAATGTTTTGAAACAAAAATCGATCTCTATGGTATTTTATTTTCTCCTAGCGAAAGATCACCAGAAAATCGACAAAGAAAAGTAAATTCAGTCGTGAGCAACATCTGTGTCAGCTTGTGCAGCGTATGGCCGGCGGAGCTCCCTTGTCTGATAACATTGGGCAGTGCGCTACCGTAGCACATTGACATGTCGctcgctcacatgcaaccttgctGGTAATGGCGCCATATCACAGAGCAGCATTTGATCATCATGCCCGTATAATGTAGCGTCCTTATTCCGACTGGCATGAGGTAAGGTATCCTGAACTGACTGACGTACAAAATTTAAATCTTAGTGCCAAAACTCCTCCTGGTTTCGGGTGAGCAGAATGCATTTGTTTTTATTGAAGTATATCGGCGAACACAGTACATTTCGTTCATGTCTAAGTTCTCCACACCGAAAAGTAATTACTGAAATAACATGCCCACGTAACATAAGTTGTGTACCAATAGTAAACATTGCAAGCACGTCCTGTGGTATTGACAAGAATTAAACAGAGTCTCATAGGTTATAGGCTAATAAAATTATCTCCAAGGTAGTTCCGAGTTTTGATATGAGTTAATCTGAAACGTACACCGCTGTTAATACCAAATATCACCTTTAGGTTTTATTGATTTACTGACATAACAGGCCGGGTCTTTACAACTCGACTTTAGAGTCCTtaggatcgagctcgatagctgccgtcgtttaagtgcggccagtatccagtaatcgagagatagtgggttcgagccccactgtcggcagccctgaagatggttttccgtggtttccggttttcacacaaggcaaatgctggggctgtaccataattaaagccacggtcgatttcttctcattcctaggcctttcctattccatcatcgcccaggcggcctgcactacttcagtcattattatttctgtTCCACTTTATGGTTAAATAATGGCCAGCTGCGAGTTGCTTAAGGCGATGAAAGAGGAAGGTACCAGGATGAACAAGGATGTAAAATCAAAGGTCTGAACGGAAGCGAATGACTGGTCATCTACGGGAGTCTGTGATATTTCACGTCAGGACCCGAGGGTTAACAACTATCAGTAAAAATTACCATTCAGTGTAGCCCCGTAGAGTAACGGAGTTATGCAAAACATAAATTATATTAAGATATCGAATACTATCAGTATAGAAATAATACGTAACACTTCCTTAAAATGCACGACACATTTCTTAAGCGTGGATATTAATGTGGCAACATACGGAGAATAAAATAGACCTATTTCTCCAATATCATGATTCCTGACCCACTTGCGAAAGACTTTGTTATGTGACTTATTACCTTGGAATGATATCAATTTTTATTTGTCAGAAAACCTAGTTCTCAGCATCCATTCCAGCGAACAGAACTTACTTTCTCAGCCATGCCCATTTGTTAAAGCCAGAGCTGAACTAAAATGAACTAGAAATCCTGGAAGACAGGATGCTTCTGTCTACGAtgaaggacagagagagagagagagagagagagagagagagagagagagagagagagagagagagaatgaattgGCTGTCTTACCTTGGCCACTGACGGCGTCCCAGTCTTTCTTGCCCCGCATACCAACAAATCCACTGGGCACCTTCTTGGTATTGGAGGGGTACCTCTTCTCCCTGAAGTCTCCTTCACCTCTGGTCAGATAATAAAGTAGGGAATCGAGATTATCTTCACCGTCCTTCTTTCCACGTACTCCCTGGAATCCCATGGGGGCCTTTTTTCCACGGACTCCAAAAAAGCCACTGGATGGTGCTTTCTTTCCTCGAACTCCAAAGAATGCATTTGAAGGTCCCTTCTTCCCTCGTACTCCGAAGAATCCGGAAGACACTTTTTTCCCCCTCATACCGAAGAATCCTTTTGGAGCTCGCTTGTTAAGGCTGTCTAATTCCTCTTGCCAAATGTCTGCATCCTCTTCAGCGTCATCACCCATATCAATGTATTCAGGCAGTTTATTATCTCGAAAATCGTCTATAACTAACATGTTCCTATCAACACCAATATAATCATTATCGCCATCAGAATCGCCGTCTTTCTTTCCTCGCACTCCCTGAAATCCCATAGAGCGAGCTCTCTTGTCAACATAATCAAGATCAAAGGGAAGGTCTTGATCTTTCTTTCCCCTTACACCTTGGAAACCCATGCGATAGCCTCTCTTGTCCACGTAGTCACTTTCCAGATCAATATCCTGATCCTTCTTACCTCTCATTCCATGGAAACCCATGCTTGGTCCACGTTTCTCGAACGTATCGGAATCGTGCAATATGTCTTGATCGTCTTTCTTCCCCCGCATACCATGGAAACCCACGCTGGGTCCTCGTTTTACAAATAAATCGTTGTCTTGAAGGTATTCTGGTTCATCTTTCTTCCCACGCATTCCATGGAATCCCATGGAAGGCGCCCGTTTATCAAGCTCACCATAATTCATACTGTCATCCTTCTTTCCTCGCATTCCGACGAACCCTGTGGGAACTCGTTTCACCTCTTCGATAGTAGCGGTACATACGACTCCCAAAAGTGCGAGAATCAGGAATGTGCTCGTTGCTGACAGATTCATTCTGAAACAAAAGGAAATTGAAGTATAATTAAAGATAAGTAGAGAACGTATTAATTGTAAAACATTTTCAccaactgtattaataataataataataataataataataataataataataataataataataataataacaatataatgaaCATTCACAGCATGTTTCCTGtcaccggatcaggaatgaaattaataattaatgaagtccccatgtagtggcgaggacaggaattgtgccggctgccgaagtctccTGCATTCATCTGGGGTGATGATTAATGACTGCCAAATGAAACGAAATAATGATATtcctattggagagtgttgctggaatgaaagacgataaggaaaaccggagtacccggagaagaacctgtccagcctccggttggtccagcacaaatctcacacaaaattaccgggatttgaaccggaacccagcagtgagaggcacgcgcggtgccacctgagccacggaggcacgaataataataataataataataataataataataataataataataataataataataataataataatttagagcaCTCATTTGTAAAAGTCCTAGTAGTTGTACGTTATGGATAAAATGATAATGATTTCAAAGGTGATTGTGTCTTTAAAGGTATATAATTCTAGGACTGAATATTTTGAAGGTTGACATAGTTGATTACAGTAAAAATAATTACATTGCAAATTGATACGAAGTGTGATTGTGGAAACATTTAAACAGTTGCTTTACCTTCCCATCGTTGTTGTTTATTGTGACAGTAAAATGCGTAAGAATAACTTTTTTAGAACTTTTTAATTACGTGGAAATCCATTTTCCTTTCTTCCTTAACATGCCAATGGTCGCTAGGTTGAAAGTAATGCGAGTGAtcgcgcgttgagcaaaatgctcaaGTTACGAGATGACGTGTTTACGTTATAAGTACGAACCGATTTCAAGCGTAAATGTAATAACACATTAAATTAATATAAGAAGAATACATCTCAAATGGATATAAAGAacactaaaaattacaaataaaattaaaaataagaataaatctcaaatggttataactgtatctggCAAAAATAATTCCCAGCTTTCTAAACTAGTTTGTGCGTCGTATGCCTTTTACATAAGGAGGATGAGTCACTATATCTGCAGCACAAATACGCGAGCGTGGATTTCTTCTAGATGGGAGTCTGTCCCAGTTTGTCACCTTATCCTTCCCCatataaacattgtcactaaacatgaaattctcatttacctccaacataTCTTGTTCGCCAGCTAAAGATTGCTTTCCAGGTACGGTCCCATCAGCACGTTCTTCTGTCTCGGACTGTTCAGTATGCGTATTATTTTCCCGGCGTCCACTTTCACAGTCCGAGACACTGTTTCCACCCCCGAGTTGATCACTAGCAATTTCATCAAACGAAGCTAAAATGAGCGACTTGAAGCCATCGTCACGCACACATgaatacaataagttgcaaagaactgtttcacctgtaaaacaacatacaacaatagcgaaactatcgccaacgtgactggtcgcgcttgaagcaaaatgctcactgttgacggtcgctgataattcctccctccctgtcccttctcaaggtGACAGATGTGCGTTTCAGTGCATCCATTCTTCTCCCAAAACTGCTGTGCGAAGGTACACCAGAGCTCAAGTTCTAAACTACATGCTGTATTAAAAGAGCACATTattttcaatgaccgtgagcattttgctcatataacGTCCACTGGCGggttaatctgtttaccgtccagggttgatctttccctcggactcagagagagatcccatctctcccgcctcaagggcagagtcctggagcgtgagactttgggtcagtatacaactggggaggactaccagtacctcacccaggcaacctcacctactatgctaaacAAGGATCTCGTGAGGAAGGTGGGTgggggggcgatgggaagattggaaaggttagacgagaaagagggaagaaagcggacgtggcttttagttaggtaccatcccggaatttgcctgaaggagaagtgggaaaccacggaaatccacttcaatgatggctgaggtgggaatggaatctcctctgctcatttgaccatccgaggctaagtggaccccgttccagtcctcgtaccacttttcaagtttggTGGAAGAGCCTGGAATCGAGCCCGcgcctccaggggtggtagcttatcacactaaccaccagGCACAGAGCCGGACATTAGATGAACATAcggaataaaattaaaaacaaaatgagTGAGTAATGAAATCTGAGAGCGTTTCTGAGATGAATATTCTGACTGTTTCCCTGCTTAAGAGTAAggcaatcgataataataataataataataataataataataacaataataataattattataataataattttaccggttacctccatcgggcgcgtcccattggaattggggaagctcgctggctctgccgccagcagagtcagagggtagtagggaaataaaataccactgtgaaaaaaaaactggtcccttgccagggttacggcgaagactggtaaatgaccagaagccagaaaacatcttgaggcaacctctagggctaacaaccctagttgtaaaaggatgggtacccatcccaagcaaagtcaagtcaaaaagcatgatggcacaacatttcaagaaacataccccagggggtaaatcttcggataaatcacTCGTCCTGAACGCCACGgcacacgagtctcgttcggattcttgGGGAGAcacgacatcatgcaagagacgagtaggagcgtctcggtgtaccccgaagagtcaaaaactcaggccaaaatctaaaacctttctagcaactttcaacttaaattcacttacacaaactggcaagctgaaaaccctcaccaaagctcttcacgaaaatcagatatccataatggccctgcaggaaacaaggtacccagatgaagggatttttgaatccgaaggctaccgatttttcaagagcaaagcgcaaagaggaatcctcaatggagctgtgatgcttggaaccgcgtttgctgttagaaccaagatcctcggttgcaaatttcgaaccagtGACTGACAGAtagtctatactcacaattaaatgcgcgaacaaaacctacaccctagttaacgcacatgctcctaaaAACGATAAGAAGAAGTcagatccagacgaagttgataatttttgggacctactggatgaacaattaaacaaaatccccaaacatcgacaagcttcttttgggtgacttcaatgcccaactaggtcgtgaaaagaagtacaagaaagttatagaaaattaccctgctcacaaaagaaccaatcccaacggcaaaagactggtgtccatttgcgaaaatcacaacctgaaggtcatgtcgacccactttcgccatctacccagaaagcaaatgacttggcgttctcccgtccaagctctgggagagttccaaattgatcatgttgcaatatccaggagaaacagccctgagattgtgaatgtcaaggtaaagaaaggcatcaatgtggcctcagatcattatatgtctcttatcaaattcaaaccaattcccgcaaatacaaggaagacaaccaaacagatcacacgcttcgacaatgataaacttcggcaaagggtcgagcagttccaggagaaggctagaccaaatgactgtgactttaacaaagccaaaagtctccttgttgaggccgccaaagacgttgcagaaatcaagagaagcaaaaagcatgcctggtggaatagtacctgcgaatcagtcctccaagaaagactcaatgcttggaaacagtactactctacgaaatcagaaaatgattgggaaacctacaaaacccaacgtgcccaggcagctagggtgttcagaactgagaaacgtaaatacgaaaagtctctcattgaaaagatagaacaaaactttaggaagaatgaaagcagagagtactacagagccttcaaacgcaaactcactggctataaaccaccatctctatgctttgagcgaaaggacggcacactggcgacgtcaaatgaagaaatttgcagcattctggcagattacttcaagaattttcgtaattgctctaaaccgcaaagcgccattgagaccaaggaacccttactcaggtacccagattccagaccacctgacagagatgaaatcaagcgccacattgcccgtctcaagaATAAGAAAgctccgggggaagactcagtagtagcaaaactatggaaatatgccccagaggaatcacttgatatcttgcaaaagcaagtagaagaaatttggaaccaggagaccctacccgaagattgaaaaatagctttgatccatccattacacaaaaaaggcagcatgaagaacatcaacaactacagaggaatatctttgctacccatgacttacagaattctatcacttgccgtcctggagcgtttggaagcacaagtcgaacatcaaagaggtgaataccaaggagggttcagaaaaggtcgctcaacagctgaacagatccaaaatctcaaaacgatcttcagatattgtacactaaggtccaagctgtatgtgtctgtctttgtggactttaaaaagcgtacgactccattgaccgggaagtcctgctaaacatcttaaatgaatttggaattgatttgaaactgctggcattaattagagccaccctgaccgatacaaaaaccaaggtgaagttccacggatgtctctcgcattcctttgacatcaaaacaggagtccgacaaggtgatgggcttagcatttgccgatgatattgctgttctctcaaacgacatagaaatttgaagtttgaaattttaaaggaaattgccgaacaaactggtttgcagatatcgtttgagaaaacagaagtaatggctaacatcaaagaggcccctccaaaactccatacaaaatacgggtacatcacccgagtagacaaattcaaatacctgggtgagatcatcatgaaaaatggactggacaaagaagcacttcaggagcgagtacgcaaactggaaatagcctaccaaacatcccgcacaatctacaacaaaaaatgcatttcgcaaaacaccaagatacgtcactattaaacagttctgaagccagtagttctatatgtagccgaaaccctgtctctaaatgccaacaaaggactccttgaagaactggagaaaagagaacgcaaaattgtgagaggaatcttgggatcaaagtacagaaatggaatccatcaaaagagatccaacaaggaagtctacagcaaaatagagaa includes:
- the Tk gene encoding tachykinins isoform X2, with the translated sequence MNLSATSTFLILALLGVVCTATIEEVKRVPTGFVGMRGKKDDSMNYGELDKRAPSMGFHGMRGKKDEPEYLQDNDLFVKRGPSVGFHGMRGKKDDQDILHDSDTFEKRGPSMGFHGMRGKKDQDIDLESDYVDKRGYRMGFQGVRGKKDQDLPFDLDYVDKRARSMGFQGVRGKKDGDSDGDNDYIGVDRNMLVIDDFRDNKLPEYIDMGDDAEEDADIWQEELDSLNKRAPKGFFGMRGKKVSSGFFGVRGKKGPSNAFFGVRGKKAPSSGFFGVRGKKAPMGFQGVRGKKDGEDNLDSLLYYLTRGEGDFREKRYPSNTKKVPSGFVGMRGKKDWDAVSGQDAPAEQTANAEDAHEPQALTSQ
- the Tk gene encoding tachykinins isoform X1; the protein is MLRKDSYRMNLSATSTFLILALLGVVCTATIEEVKRVPTGFVGMRGKKDDSMNYGELDKRAPSMGFHGMRGKKDEPEYLQDNDLFVKRGPSVGFHGMRGKKDDQDILHDSDTFEKRGPSMGFHGMRGKKDQDIDLESDYVDKRGYRMGFQGVRGKKDQDLPFDLDYVDKRARSMGFQGVRGKKDGDSDGDNDYIGVDRNMLVIDDFRDNKLPEYIDMGDDAEEDADIWQEELDSLNKRAPKGFFGMRGKKVSSGFFGVRGKKGPSNAFFGVRGKKAPSSGFFGVRGKKAPMGFQGVRGKKDGEDNLDSLLYYLTRGEGDFREKRYPSNTKKVPSGFVGMRGKKDWDAVSGQDAPAEQTANAEDAHEPQALTSQ